A stretch of the Campylobacter concisus genome encodes the following:
- a CDS encoding MacB family efflux pump subunit, whose product MISLKNITKSFKLGDNEIEILHGINLEIKKGEFIAIIGQSGSGKSTLMNILGCLDSPSGGQYLLDGKDISKFDSDALAKLRRDKFGFIFQRYNLLSTMNALENVALPSIYAGANKSEREKRGMEILDSLGLSEKAKNLPNKLSGGQQQRVSIARALMNGGEIILADEPTGALDSKSGLRVMEILVDLYKKGHTIIIVTHDPKIAEYASRVIEIKDGNIVSDNVKNSKIYEASKQTQPEKSKFTYYKDQLIESFKMSVNAMLAHKLRSLLTMLGIIIGITAVISVVALGKGSQEQILAGIRKIGTNTIDIMPGKGFGDMLSGKVKTLSISDANMLAKQSFLDSVTPNTSTSGVLTYENISLSASLKGGGVGSFDVNGLKLEEGRIYDDDEVLNSASVALIDQNTKNSIFKNDDPIGKIILFNKRPLRIIGVLQKDDFKMGDSSTLKIYAPYTTVLNKVTGDKFISSVTAKVNEGVNAQIAEKTLTELLEIKHGKKDFFTRNSDSIKQTIEETISTMRLLISSIAVVSLVVGGIGVMNIMLVSVTERTKEIGIKMAIGARQSNILQQFLIEAVLLCLIGGAIGIVLSYAIGYIFNNFLNGFSMIFSNGSIVLALVTSMAIGIIFGYMPAKNASKLNPIDALSRE is encoded by the coding sequence GTGATAAGCCTAAAAAACATCACTAAAAGCTTTAAGCTGGGTGACAATGAGATAGAGATCTTGCATGGCATAAATTTAGAGATAAAAAAGGGCGAATTTATAGCCATCATCGGTCAGTCTGGCTCTGGCAAATCAACCCTGATGAACATCCTTGGCTGCTTAGACAGCCCAAGTGGTGGGCAGTACCTGCTAGATGGTAAAGATATATCAAAATTTGATAGCGACGCACTTGCCAAGCTTAGAAGGGATAAATTTGGCTTTATCTTTCAAAGATATAACCTGCTTAGCACGATGAACGCCCTTGAAAACGTCGCACTGCCTAGCATCTATGCAGGTGCAAACAAGAGCGAGCGAGAAAAAAGAGGGATGGAGATCTTAGACTCTCTTGGACTTAGCGAAAAGGCAAAAAATTTACCAAATAAGCTCTCAGGCGGACAGCAGCAAAGGGTCTCCATAGCAAGGGCACTGATGAATGGTGGCGAGATCATTTTAGCAGACGAACCAACAGGCGCGCTTGATAGCAAAAGTGGGCTAAGGGTGATGGAAATTTTAGTTGATCTTTATAAAAAAGGTCACACCATCATCATCGTCACGCACGACCCAAAGATCGCAGAGTACGCTAGCCGTGTGATCGAGATAAAAGATGGCAACATCGTAAGTGACAATGTCAAAAATAGCAAAATTTATGAAGCCAGCAAGCAAACCCAGCCAGAAAAAAGTAAATTTACCTACTATAAAGACCAGCTCATAGAGAGCTTTAAAATGTCAGTAAATGCGATGCTAGCGCACAAACTAAGATCGCTTTTAACGATGCTTGGCATTATTATCGGCATTACAGCTGTAATTAGCGTCGTTGCCCTTGGCAAGGGCTCGCAGGAGCAAATTTTAGCTGGTATCAGAAAGATCGGCACAAACACGATCGACATCATGCCAGGTAAAGGCTTTGGCGATATGCTCTCAGGCAAGGTAAAAACGCTCTCCATAAGCGACGCAAACATGCTTGCCAAGCAGTCTTTTTTAGACTCAGTCACGCCAAATACAAGCACTTCAGGCGTGCTAACTTATGAAAATATCTCGCTAAGTGCGAGCCTAAAAGGCGGTGGAGTAGGGAGCTTTGATGTAAATGGGCTAAAGCTAGAAGAGGGCAGAATTTACGATGATGACGAGGTTTTAAACTCAGCTTCAGTCGCTCTAATAGATCAAAACACTAAAAATAGCATCTTTAAAAATGATGATCCTATCGGTAAGATCATACTTTTTAACAAAAGGCCACTTCGCATTATCGGCGTTTTGCAAAAGGATGATTTTAAGATGGGCGATTCAAGCACGCTTAAAATTTACGCTCCATACACGACTGTGCTAAACAAGGTCACAGGGGATAAATTTATAAGCTCGGTCACCGCCAAAGTAAATGAGGGCGTCAATGCGCAAATCGCCGAAAAAACGCTAACTGAGCTTTTAGAGATCAAGCACGGCAAAAAGGACTTTTTTACAAGAAACTCAGACAGCATCAAGCAAACGATCGAAGAGACCATCTCGACCATGCGCCTGCTCATCTCAAGCATCGCCGTCGTCTCGCTCGTAGTTGGGGGCATAGGCGTCATGAACATCATGCTAGTCTCAGTCACCGAGCGCACCAAAGAGATAGGCATAAAAATGGCGATCGGAGCCAGACAGAGCAATATCTTACAGCAGTTTTTGATAGAGGCGGTGCTACTTTGCCTTATCGGCGGAGCCATCGGCATCGTCCTATCCTACGCTATTGGCTACATCTTTAACAACTTCTTAAACGGCTTTAGCATGATCTTTTCAAACGGCTCGATCGTACTTGCACTTGTCACGTCGATGGCTATTGGCATCATCTTTGGCTACATGCCTGCCAAAAACGCCTCGAAACTAAATCCAATAGATGCGCTTTCAAGGGAGTAA
- a CDS encoding TolC family protein, with amino-acid sequence MKFLSLALVLVLSGCAVKNIDENYKQILLEDNASRELNLNTSWWKQYEQSYLDELVELALKNNTDLAKAAINVNKALAQAGVLQANLIPSFNAGFEATSSKNIKEGGASSRNFGSSIGLSYELDLWQKLANSKDAAMFEAKATKFDLEASKLSVINSVADAYFQILYLNESIKTYEQILEIYNELNKIVGLKFRLGKEEALSLKQINSQLLSAQNKIESAKKELVTAKKTLRILLNERPEFELKFEDLTLSPVKRVGVDLDVPTSAIANRPDLRAAIYRIEEGILNYKASQKEFYPSITLGASLKSSTDKKEEAFSLKFLNGNIALNLPFLNYAKLKSNLKVSEANFELAKLNYISTLNSALNEIDAFYKGYLNDEALLANYQEQIKNYEEISKIYELKYSYGKVELKQFLEAKNSELEAKIGLLKAKYTLLQDELNIYKAMAGKFNR; translated from the coding sequence ATGAAATTTCTAAGCCTAGCTTTAGTGCTCGTTTTAAGCGGCTGCGCTGTTAAAAATATAGATGAAAACTATAAGCAAATTTTACTTGAAGATAATGCAAGCCGTGAGCTAAATTTAAACACTTCTTGGTGGAAGCAGTATGAGCAAAGCTACCTTGATGAGCTTGTAGAACTTGCTCTTAAAAACAACACCGACCTTGCAAAAGCTGCGATAAATGTAAATAAAGCGCTCGCTCAAGCTGGCGTTTTGCAGGCAAATTTAATCCCAAGTTTTAACGCTGGTTTTGAGGCAACAAGTAGCAAAAATATAAAAGAGGGCGGTGCTTCTAGTAGAAACTTTGGCTCAAGCATAGGGCTTAGCTACGAGCTTGACCTTTGGCAAAAGCTAGCAAATAGCAAAGACGCAGCGATGTTTGAGGCAAAAGCAACTAAATTTGATCTAGAAGCTAGCAAACTAAGCGTCATAAACTCAGTAGCAGACGCTTATTTTCAAATTTTATATCTAAATGAGAGCATCAAAACTTATGAGCAAATTTTAGAAATTTATAATGAGCTAAATAAGATAGTTGGGCTTAAATTTAGGCTTGGCAAAGAGGAGGCGCTAAGCCTAAAACAGATAAACTCACAGCTCTTAAGCGCTCAAAATAAGATAGAAAGTGCCAAAAAAGAGCTTGTGACTGCCAAGAAAACGCTTAGGATTTTGCTAAATGAGAGGCCAGAGTTTGAGCTTAAATTTGAAGATCTCACGCTAAGTCCCGTTAAAAGAGTGGGCGTTGATCTAGATGTGCCAACAAGCGCCATAGCAAACCGCCCTGATCTAAGAGCGGCCATTTACCGCATAGAAGAGGGCATCTTAAACTACAAAGCGAGCCAAAAAGAGTTTTATCCAAGCATCACGCTAGGAGCCAGCCTCAAAAGTAGCACCGACAAAAAAGAGGAAGCCTTTAGCCTTAAATTTCTAAATGGCAACATCGCCCTGAATTTACCATTTTTAAACTATGCTAAGCTAAAGTCAAATTTAAAGGTTAGCGAGGCAAATTTCGAGCTTGCAAAGCTAAACTACATAAGCACTCTAAATAGCGCACTAAACGAGATAGACGCATTTTACAAAGGCTACCTAAACGACGAAGCGCTACTTGCTAACTACCAAGAGCAGATAAAAAACTACGAGGAAATTTCAAAAATTTACGAGCTAAAATACTCCTACGGCAAAGTCGAGCTAAAGCAGTTTTTGGAGGCTAAAAATAGCGAGCTAGAGGCTAAAATAGGGCTATTAAAAGCAAAATACACGCTTTTACAAGACGAGCTAAATATCTACAAAGCCATGGCAGGCAAATTTAATAGATAA
- a CDS encoding GatB/YqeY domain-containing protein, which produces MSIREQILSDIKEAMKAKDEFKRDTLRMLNAALKQVEVDQRIEMTDEVVLPLLQKEIKKRADSVELYIKGAREDLAKKEQGEIELIKAYLPAQLSDEELKEKIKNIIERAGKNLGAVMKIAKDEIGASAEAKRISMIAKELLA; this is translated from the coding sequence ATGAGCATAAGAGAGCAAATTTTATCTGATATAAAAGAGGCTATGAAGGCAAAAGATGAGTTTAAAAGAGATACTTTAAGAATGCTAAATGCAGCACTTAAGCAAGTTGAAGTCGATCAAAGGATTGAAATGACTGATGAAGTGGTACTTCCGCTACTTCAAAAGGAGATCAAAAAGAGGGCTGACTCGGTTGAGCTTTATATAAAAGGCGCTAGAGAGGATTTGGCTAAAAAAGAGCAGGGCGAGATTGAGCTTATTAAGGCATATTTGCCAGCACAACTAAGCGATGAAGAGCTTAAAGAGAAAATAAAAAATATTATTGAAAGAGCTGGTAAAAATTTAGGTGCTGTAATGAAAATAGCAAAAGATGAGATCGGAGCAAGTGCTGAAGCAAAACGCATAAGTATGATCGCAAAAGAGCTTTTGGCTTAA
- a CDS encoding disulfide bond formation protein DsbA codes for MVIAIDLGSNTFRVALVKKEQNGFSNEQIYEKIVGAARGLNESGKIADESKNRLFEAIAEAKNKFDFDKFKCAAVATEAFRVASNSEEIFSEIREKFGINFHIISGKAEAKLTFLGVQNAFKKLGINENFSVIDIGGASSEIGEDGNFMSFKFGIITFFEKFKTLDLMQENAKIYTKDAREFLNSLKNKFIVLTSGVPTTIAALRLGLNYDNYDPKKVSGFELKNDDLAWFVDELLKMDDKSADVEVGRSRKYPLIAGTLLLEELLGEQEAKFLVIDDGLREGVGVAYLQGKFQEIITNF; via the coding sequence TTGGTTATAGCGATCGATCTTGGCTCAAACACATTTCGCGTAGCACTTGTCAAAAAAGAGCAAAATGGCTTTAGTAATGAGCAAATTTATGAAAAGATAGTAGGAGCTGCTAGAGGGCTAAATGAAAGTGGCAAGATAGCAGATGAGTCTAAAAATAGGCTCTTTGAAGCGATAGCGGAGGCTAAAAATAAATTTGATTTTGACAAATTTAAATGCGCAGCAGTCGCGACTGAGGCTTTTAGGGTAGCGTCAAATAGTGAGGAAATTTTTAGCGAGATAAGAGAAAAATTTGGCATAAATTTTCATATCATCAGTGGTAAAGCAGAAGCAAAGCTTACATTTTTGGGTGTTCAAAATGCTTTTAAAAAGCTTGGAATAAATGAAAATTTTAGCGTCATTGACATCGGTGGAGCAAGCTCAGAGATCGGCGAAGATGGAAATTTTATGAGCTTTAAATTTGGCATTATTACATTTTTTGAGAAATTTAAAACGCTTGATTTAATGCAAGAAAATGCAAAAATTTATACAAAAGATGCAAGAGAATTTTTAAATAGCTTAAAAAATAAATTTATTGTGCTGACTTCTGGCGTACCAACTACTATCGCAGCGCTGCGACTTGGACTTAACTACGATAACTATGATCCAAAAAAAGTAAGCGGATTTGAGCTTAAAAATGATGATCTTGCTTGGTTTGTAGATGAACTTTTAAAGATGGATGATAAGAGCGCTGATGTGGAGGTTGGAAGAAGTAGAAAGTATCCGCTCATCGCTGGAACCTTACTTTTAGAGGAGCTTCTAGGCGAGCAAGAAGCAAAATTTTTAGTTATTGACGATGGGCTTAGAGAGGGTGTTGGTGTGGCCTATCTGCAAGGAAAATTTCAAGAAATTATCACAAATTTTTAG
- a CDS encoding inorganic phosphate transporter: MLRDNLLAFVIFAICSVGFFVWGYQYIPTNNYFLFLIAGMFGLFMAFNIGGNDVANSFGTSVGAKTLTLKQALIIAAIFELSGAIFAGSEVTNTIRNEIVKFPSDLNPMKFVIIMISALLSSGLWLFYASKKGLPVSTTHSIVGGIVGAGLAMGFMIKDPEPFNMVSWSEIGRIAVSWVISPLLGGVMSYIIFGYVKSKIIEPTHELKMNLKALKAERKAYKESFVKALKTKPAEEQIATLSKIAVIDEDEIETTEYSEYRSKIRIMKDGEKEIDTFKAMKKHIPIIAGFAAMVISSMMLFKGLEHINLAFSIIQTVWIIFVIGALAYLASLAIINVMSKNDSEKSINRIFSWFQIFTASSFAFSHGANDIANAVGPFAAVLDVLKTGSINESSPIPSIAMVTFGISLVVGLWFLGKEVITTIGSKLAEILPTTGFSAELASSIVILLATKLGIPVSSTHILIGAVLGIGIVNKNANWKMVRPIILAWLITLPAAAISSAIFYFALAKFLGV, encoded by the coding sequence TTGCTTCGAGATAACTTATTGGCATTTGTTATTTTTGCAATTTGTAGCGTTGGATTTTTCGTTTGGGGCTATCAATACATCCCGACAAATAACTACTTTTTATTCTTGATCGCTGGCATGTTTGGTCTTTTTATGGCCTTTAATATCGGTGGAAATGACGTTGCAAATAGCTTTGGCACAAGCGTTGGTGCTAAGACGCTAACACTTAAGCAAGCTCTCATCATCGCAGCTATTTTTGAGCTTAGCGGTGCGATATTTGCAGGATCAGAGGTTACAAATACGATTAGAAACGAGATCGTGAAATTTCCAAGCGATCTAAACCCGATGAAATTTGTCATCATCATGATCTCAGCCCTTCTTAGCTCAGGCCTTTGGCTATTTTACGCATCCAAAAAAGGTCTGCCAGTCTCGACCACTCACTCGATCGTTGGCGGCATAGTTGGAGCAGGACTTGCTATGGGCTTTATGATAAAAGATCCAGAACCATTTAACATGGTCTCATGGAGCGAGATCGGCAGGATCGCCGTAAGTTGGGTTATATCTCCACTACTTGGCGGCGTGATGTCTTACATTATATTTGGCTACGTAAAAAGTAAGATTATCGAGCCAACACATGAACTTAAAATGAATCTAAAAGCGCTAAAGGCTGAGAGAAAAGCATATAAAGAAAGCTTTGTAAAAGCACTAAAAACAAAGCCGGCCGAGGAGCAAATAGCTACTCTTTCAAAGATCGCAGTTATCGACGAGGACGAAATCGAAACCACTGAATACAGCGAGTATCGCTCAAAAATTCGCATCATGAAAGATGGTGAAAAAGAGATAGACACTTTTAAAGCGATGAAAAAGCACATCCCAATCATCGCTGGATTTGCCGCGATGGTGATCTCGTCGATGATGCTTTTTAAAGGGCTTGAGCATATAAATTTAGCCTTTAGTATTATCCAAACAGTCTGGATCATCTTCGTCATCGGAGCTCTAGCATATCTTGCAAGCCTTGCTATCATAAACGTCATGAGTAAAAACGATAGTGAAAAGAGCATCAATAGAATTTTCTCATGGTTTCAAATTTTTACCGCTTCATCTTTTGCGTTTTCACACGGCGCAAACGACATTGCAAATGCAGTTGGACCATTTGCAGCCGTACTTGACGTGCTAAAAACTGGCTCTATAAACGAAAGCTCGCCCATACCTAGTATCGCAATGGTAACCTTTGGTATCTCGCTTGTCGTTGGACTCTGGTTTTTAGGCAAAGAGGTGATCACTACTATAGGCTCAAAACTAGCCGAAATTTTGCCGACAACTGGCTTTAGTGCGGAGCTTGCCTCAAGTATCGTCATACTTCTAGCTACAAAGCTTGGCATACCAGTTAGCTCGACGCATATCCTAATAGGCGCAGTTTTGGGCATTGGCATCGTAAATAAAAACGCAAACTGGAAAATGGTAAGACCTATCATCTTAGCTTGGCTCATCACTCTTCCAGCGGCTGCTATCTCATCGGCTATATTTTACTTTGCCCTTGCTAAATTTCTAGGTGTTTAG